A stretch of the Candidatus Cetobacterium colombiensis genome encodes the following:
- a CDS encoding (2Fe-2S)-binding protein, translating into MLLTTTINGRKKEILIKDDDYLLDVLRKEGYLSVKRGCDTGACGLCTILLNGSPILSCSTLAARAHGKQISTIENFPKEAKTFASYMTAEGAEQCGFCSPGFTLTVIAMTKELQDPTDDEIMHYLNGNLCRCSGYISQLRAIRNFMEEIKNENC; encoded by the coding sequence ATGTTATTAACTACTACTATTAACGGTAGAAAAAAGGAGATTCTTATAAAAGATGACGATTATCTACTTGATGTTTTAAGAAAAGAAGGATATCTTAGTGTTAAAAGAGGGTGTGATACTGGTGCTTGTGGATTATGTACTATTCTTTTAAATGGTTCTCCTATACTTTCTTGTAGTACTCTTGCAGCTAGAGCTCACGGAAAACAAATTTCAACTATTGAAAACTTTCCAAAAGAAGCTAAAACTTTTGCTTCTTATATGACTGCTGAAGGAGCTGAACAGTGTGGTTTTTGTTCTCCTGGGTTCACTTTAACTGTTATTGCAATGACTAAAGAATTACAAGATCCAACAGATGATGAAATTATGCATTATTTAAATGGAAATCTTTGCAGATGTAGTGGGTATATATCTCAACTTAGAGCAATTAGAAATTTTATGGAGGAGATAAAAAATGAAAATTGTTAA
- a CDS encoding FAD binding domain-containing protein produces MFSFSKFFLASSLEEAYTELLKNKKNIILGGTSYLRMGNTPWNTGIDLSNLNLNYISETEEFINIGAMTTFRQLETNILLKDFFGDIFNVALRDIIGVQFRSNVTVGATVFSKYGFSDLIPVLLSLDAKVKLFNGGILSLEDFLNEQNIRKDILVEILIPKKYCKTSFQCVRKSKTDYSIINLAICNFNNKITIAVGSRPGKAMLAKKTMAILNLSENIEKEIVNAMKHIGDEIPLDSNMRGSKSYRELLLSALLRKGIQEVLN; encoded by the coding sequence TTGTTTTCTTTTTCAAAATTTTTTCTAGCCTCTTCTTTAGAAGAAGCCTATACTGAACTTTTAAAAAACAAAAAAAATATTATCCTAGGAGGAACTTCTTATTTAAGAATGGGAAATACTCCTTGGAACACAGGTATTGACTTATCAAATTTAAATTTAAATTATATTTCAGAAACTGAAGAATTTATAAATATTGGTGCTATGACTACTTTTAGACAACTTGAAACTAATATTCTTTTAAAAGACTTCTTTGGAGATATCTTCAATGTCGCTTTAAGAGATATTATAGGAGTTCAATTTAGAAGTAATGTCACTGTTGGTGCTACAGTTTTCAGTAAATATGGATTTTCGGATTTAATTCCAGTTTTACTATCACTAGATGCTAAGGTTAAACTATTCAATGGTGGAATTTTATCATTGGAAGATTTTTTAAATGAGCAAAATATAAGAAAAGATATTTTAGTTGAAATTTTAATTCCTAAAAAATATTGTAAAACATCTTTTCAATGTGTAAGAAAAAGTAAAACTGATTACTCTATAATAAATTTAGCTATTTGTAATTTTAATAACAAAATAACAATAGCAGTTGGGTCAAGACCTGGAAAGGCTATGTTAGCTAAAAAAACTATGGCTATTCTAAATCTTAGTGAAAATATTGAAAAAGAAATTGTTAATGCTATGAAACATATTGGAGATGAAATTCCTTTAGACTCAAACATGAGAGGTTCTAAAAGTTACAGAGAACTTCTTTTATCAGCATTACTTAGAAAAGGAATTCAGGAGGTTTTAAATTAA
- a CDS encoding uracil-xanthine permease family protein: MKKNRSPYHLDGVPELKTALPLGLQHILAMFVSNITPIIIVAGVLGISAEQKTLLIQASMFVAGLNTLIQAYTLGPIGAKLPIVVGTSFAFVPVAISIGTRYGFEGVLGAALVGGIFEGLLGLIIKRVRKFFPPIVTGVVVLSIGLSLLPVGIKSFAGGVGAPDFGSLENLLIGTVVLITVVFFKQFTKGILSTGSIFIGTIVGFIVALILGKVNLQPLLQADYVTIPKPLMFGFAFHFDAILAMILMFIVSAVETVGDMSGVTMGGAGRETTDRELSGGILADGLGSALAAVFSVLPTTSFSQNTGIIAMTGIMSRFVVATGAMFLVVGAFIPKIGALFTIIPSSVIGGSLVMVFAMISISGINLITKDPLKGRNSVILAVSLGLGYGLGNVPEALTVFPESVKLIFGGSGIVVSGTIAVFLNIILPKEDEAVEEKTAQEIKLAKKAA, from the coding sequence ATGAAAAAAAACAGATCACCTTATCACTTAGACGGAGTTCCAGAATTAAAAACAGCTTTACCTTTAGGATTACAACACATTCTTGCGATGTTTGTTAGTAATATCACTCCTATAATAATTGTTGCTGGTGTTTTAGGAATCTCTGCTGAACAAAAAACACTTCTTATTCAAGCTTCTATGTTTGTTGCTGGTTTAAATACTTTAATTCAAGCATATACTCTTGGACCAATTGGTGCAAAATTACCAATTGTTGTTGGAACTAGCTTTGCATTTGTTCCTGTAGCTATTTCAATTGGAACAAGATATGGATTTGAAGGAGTTTTAGGTGCTGCATTAGTTGGAGGAATTTTTGAAGGTCTTTTAGGACTTATCATCAAGAGAGTTAGAAAATTTTTTCCTCCTATTGTTACTGGTGTTGTAGTTCTTTCTATTGGACTTTCACTTTTACCTGTTGGTATTAAAAGTTTTGCTGGTGGAGTAGGTGCTCCAGATTTTGGTTCTTTAGAAAATTTACTTATTGGAACTGTTGTTCTTATAACTGTTGTTTTCTTTAAACAGTTTACTAAAGGGATTTTAAGTACTGGTTCTATTTTTATTGGAACTATTGTTGGTTTTATTGTTGCTTTAATATTAGGAAAAGTTAATTTACAACCGCTTCTTCAAGCTGACTATGTAACTATTCCAAAACCTTTAATGTTTGGATTCGCTTTCCACTTCGATGCTATTTTAGCTATGATTTTAATGTTTATTGTTTCTGCTGTTGAAACTGTTGGAGATATGTCTGGAGTTACTATGGGAGGAGCTGGAAGAGAAACTACTGATAGAGAATTATCAGGTGGTATTCTTGCTGATGGTTTAGGTAGTGCTTTAGCTGCTGTATTTTCAGTTTTACCTACTACATCATTTAGCCAAAACACTGGAATCATTGCGATGACTGGAATCATGAGTAGATTTGTTGTTGCTACTGGAGCTATGTTCTTAGTAGTTGGAGCTTTTATTCCAAAGATTGGAGCTCTTTTTACAATCATTCCTTCAAGTGTAATTGGTGGTAGTTTAGTTATGGTTTTCGCTATGATTTCAATAAGTGGAATTAACCTAATTACAAAAGATCCATTAAAAGGAAGAAATTCAGTTATTTTAGCTGTTTCATTAGGATTAGGGTATGGACTTGGAAATGTTCCTGAAGCTTTAACTGTTTTTCCTGAAAGTGTAAAACTTATATTTGGAGGATCTGGAATTGTGGTTTCTGGAACAATCGCAGTATTTCTAAATATCATTTTACCAAAGGAAGATGAAGCAGTTGAAGAGAAAACAGCACAAGAAATAAAACTAGCAAAAAAAGCTGCATAA
- a CDS encoding aldo/keto reductase: protein MEYVELSKDLKMSKIALGFWRLNDWKMSKEDLLKYLEEAIDLGVTTFDHADIYGSYTCEKIFGEALALKPELRSKMQLVSKVGIKLISKNMPENTFHCYDTSYNHIVKSVEKSLKNLNVEYLDLVLIHRPDMYMDADETAKALTDLKKAGKVLEWGVSNFLPSDFNLLQSRLDFKLVTNQIELSPLKTQHFYDGTINLMQEKRVPMMIWSPLAGGEIFTSSDENVVELRKILEKLGKKYNCSIDTIVYAWHLAHPANLIPICGSGKISRLKSAVEACKVSLTREEWFDILVNGMGKDIP, encoded by the coding sequence ATGGAATACGTTGAATTAAGTAAAGATTTAAAAATGTCAAAGATAGCTTTAGGATTTTGGCGTTTAAATGATTGGAAAATGTCAAAGGAAGATTTATTAAAATATTTAGAAGAAGCAATAGATTTAGGTGTGACAACTTTTGATCATGCTGATATTTATGGAAGTTATACTTGTGAAAAAATTTTTGGAGAGGCACTAGCTTTAAAACCAGAATTAAGATCTAAAATGCAATTAGTAAGCAAGGTTGGTATTAAATTAATATCTAAAAATATGCCTGAAAATACATTTCATTGTTATGATACAAGTTATAATCATATAGTTAAAAGTGTAGAAAAATCTCTAAAAAATTTAAATGTAGAGTATTTAGATTTGGTTTTAATTCATCGACCTGATATGTATATGGATGCTGATGAGACAGCAAAAGCTTTAACAGATTTAAAAAAGGCAGGAAAAGTTTTAGAGTGGGGTGTATCTAATTTTTTACCTTCTGATTTTAACCTTTTACAAAGTAGATTAGATTTTAAATTAGTAACTAATCAAATTGAACTTTCTCCATTGAAAACGCAACATTTTTATGATGGAACAATAAATCTAATGCAAGAAAAAAGAGTTCCTATGATGATATGGTCACCTTTGGCTGGAGGAGAGATATTTACTTCTAGTGATGAAAATGTAGTTGAATTAAGAAAAATTTTAGAAAAACTAGGAAAAAAATATAATTGTTCAATAGATACAATTGTTTATGCTTGGCATTTAGCTCATCCAGCAAATCTAATTCCAATTTGTGGAAGTGGAAAAATATCTAGATTGAAATCTGCCGTTGAAGCATGTAAAGTAAGTTTAACAAGAGAAGAATGGTTTGATATATTAGTAAATGGAATGGGAAAAGATATACCTTAA
- the ebgR gene encoding transcriptional regulator EbgR, with amino-acid sequence MATLKEISTLTGLSSATVSRILNNDNTLSVKDETKKKVLEVAEKIGYRMSSKVNLQEKMNFLALFSYSEELEFNDPYYLSIRFSIEEESRNSGINLDKIYNYNIAALDKKYNGVLCIGQFNNSQIEKIKSISNHIIFIDSCNNREFDCITADLKEISECIVDFFIQCNYKKIGFIGGRDFENVLDEREEAFIKYSFLKKVIDEDNFYIGDFTSSSGYNLAKTMIANGSLPDALFIANDSIALGVLKALNENKIDIPNQVAIISINDIPASSFTFPALSTIKIHSDLMGSQAVRILKDKIESNRTAPLKITVPFSLILRETTK; translated from the coding sequence ATGGCAACTTTAAAGGAGATTTCAACCCTAACTGGATTATCATCTGCTACTGTTTCAAGAATACTTAATAATGATAATACCTTATCCGTTAAAGATGAAACCAAAAAGAAAGTTTTAGAAGTCGCTGAAAAAATTGGCTATAGAATGTCTTCTAAGGTCAATTTACAAGAAAAAATGAATTTTCTAGCTCTTTTTAGTTATAGTGAAGAGTTAGAATTTAATGATCCGTACTATCTTTCAATTAGATTTTCTATTGAAGAGGAGTCTAGAAATTCTGGAATAAATCTTGATAAAATTTATAATTACAATATCGCAGCTTTAGATAAAAAATATAATGGTGTTCTTTGTATTGGACAATTTAATAATTCTCAAATAGAAAAAATTAAAAGTATATCAAATCACATTATTTTTATAGATTCTTGTAACAATAGAGAATTTGATTGTATAACTGCTGATTTAAAAGAAATTTCTGAATGTATTGTAGATTTTTTCATTCAATGTAATTATAAGAAAATTGGATTTATTGGTGGAAGAGATTTTGAAAATGTTTTGGATGAGAGAGAAGAAGCCTTTATAAAATACTCTTTTTTAAAAAAAGTTATTGATGAAGATAATTTTTATATTGGTGATTTTACTAGTAGTTCTGGATATAATTTAGCTAAAACCATGATTGCAAACGGCAGCCTTCCTGATGCTCTTTTTATCGCAAATGATTCCATAGCTCTAGGGGTATTAAAAGCCTTAAATGAAAATAAAATAGATATTCCTAATCAAGTGGCTATTATTAGTATAAATGATATCCCTGCTTCTAGTTTTACATTTCCAGCTTTATCTACTATTAAGATTCACTCAGATCTTATGGGAAGTCAAGCTGTAAGAATTTTAAAGGACAAAATAGAAAGTAATCGAACTGCACCATTAAAAATCACTGTCCCTTTTTCTCTTATTTTAAGAGAGACTACTAAATAA
- the ebgA gene encoding beta-galactosidase subunit alpha — MNNWENIKKTNENRMKERAYFFSYKNEMLAKSYQRERSNNFMLLNGQWNFKYFENPFLVPDEFYKEEMKEFGKINVPNMWQFEGHGKLQYTDEGFPFPIDIPFVPTDNPTGAYQKVFNLNENWKNKQIIIKFDGVETYFEVYVNGNYVGFNKGSRLTSEFDISEYVKDGKNILSVKVLQWADSTYVEDQDMWWTAGIFRDVYLVGKTKTHIQDFFIKTIFDEEYKNAKLSLEVEIENLEKEIKKDYKFKWSLYDKNEMIFSDEIKNLEIDSRKKLNLEKMITEPKQWTAETPNLYNLILELIDETGNVLEVIPQRVGFRDIKVKDGLFYVNGKYLMLHGVNRHDNDHISGRAINIERAEKDIMLMKQHNINSVRTAHYPNDPRFYELCDVYGLFVMAETDVESHGFANVGNLSMITDDIEWREVYVERIQRHIAAQKNHPSIIMWSLGNESGYGVNIREMCKRAKEMDDTRLVHYEEDRDGEVVDVISTMYSRVQMMNYFGENPMDKPRIICEYAHAMGNGPGGLTEYQNVFYKHPHIQGHYIWEWCDHGILEFDENGKEVYKYGGDYGDYPNNYNFCMDGLIFSDQTPGPGLREYKQVICPVKIRETENPKEFEIENKYWYINLDDITVHYEIVAEGEILSQGTLKTLDINPGETFKVVMDEEIKDSREVFVNFRIKKDSKTLYSSENYELGIYQFKLEDRKLVEEKYISGNNTELFVKENRLEVTIEGYNFEVVFSRLNGKLEKWISNGENIIEKAPKLNFFKPMIDNHKQEHNDLWIPNHLQILQEQFRNIEVSQTEDKVIVTVKSLVAPPVFNFGIRCNYIYEIDRNGYITFKLSGEKYGEYNDIIPKIGLEIGINKKYQNIEYYGRGPGENYQDSKYSNIIDVYKNTVDGMFTNYPFPQDNGNRQDTKWISLTNHFGEGIFIKSKGSLNFSAWNYTQENIYEAQHINELERANHITLNLDYKVLGLGSNSWGSEVLDSYRVYMNNFEYEFSILPYNSGSIKGKELSKYSY, encoded by the coding sequence ATGAACAATTGGGAAAATATTAAAAAAACTAATGAAAACAGAATGAAAGAGAGAGCATATTTCTTTAGTTATAAGAATGAAATGCTAGCTAAATCATATCAAAGAGAAAGAAGTAACAATTTTATGTTACTAAATGGACAATGGAATTTTAAATATTTTGAAAATCCATTTTTAGTACCTGATGAATTTTACAAAGAAGAAATGAAGGAATTTGGAAAAATAAATGTTCCTAATATGTGGCAATTTGAAGGGCATGGAAAACTTCAATACACAGATGAAGGATTCCCATTTCCAATAGATATACCTTTTGTACCAACTGATAATCCAACGGGTGCTTACCAAAAAGTATTTAATTTAAATGAAAATTGGAAAAATAAACAAATTATAATAAAGTTTGATGGAGTAGAAACATACTTTGAAGTTTATGTAAATGGAAACTATGTAGGATTTAATAAAGGAAGTAGATTAACTTCAGAATTTGATATATCAGAATATGTGAAAGATGGAAAAAATATTTTATCTGTGAAAGTTTTACAATGGGCAGATTCAACATATGTAGAAGACCAAGACATGTGGTGGACAGCAGGAATCTTTAGAGATGTATACTTAGTTGGAAAAACAAAAACACATATTCAAGATTTCTTTATAAAAACAATATTTGATGAAGAATATAAAAATGCAAAATTATCATTAGAAGTAGAAATAGAAAATTTAGAAAAAGAAATAAAAAAAGATTACAAATTTAAATGGTCTTTATATGATAAAAATGAAATGATTTTTTCAGATGAGATAAAAAATTTAGAAATAGATTCTAGAAAAAAATTAAATTTAGAGAAAATGATAACAGAGCCAAAACAATGGACAGCAGAAACTCCAAATTTATATAATTTAATTTTAGAGCTTATTGATGAAACTGGAAATGTTTTAGAAGTTATTCCACAAAGAGTTGGATTTAGAGATATAAAAGTTAAAGATGGATTATTTTATGTAAATGGAAAATATTTAATGTTACATGGAGTAAATAGACATGATAATGATCATATTAGTGGAAGAGCTATAAATATTGAAAGAGCAGAAAAAGATATTATGTTAATGAAACAACACAACATAAATTCTGTAAGAACAGCCCATTATCCAAATGACCCAAGATTCTATGAATTATGCGATGTATATGGATTATTTGTTATGGCAGAAACAGATGTGGAATCTCATGGATTTGCAAATGTAGGAAACTTAAGTATGATAACAGATGATATAGAGTGGAGAGAGGTTTATGTTGAAAGAATTCAAAGACATATTGCTGCTCAAAAGAATCATCCAAGTATAATAATGTGGTCTCTAGGAAACGAATCAGGATATGGAGTGAATATCCGTGAGATGTGTAAGAGAGCTAAAGAGATGGATGATACAAGATTAGTTCACTATGAAGAGGATAGAGATGGAGAAGTTGTAGACGTTATAAGTACAATGTATTCGAGAGTTCAAATGATGAATTACTTTGGTGAAAATCCAATGGATAAGCCAAGAATAATTTGTGAGTATGCCCATGCTATGGGAAATGGTCCAGGAGGGTTAACAGAATATCAAAATGTATTCTACAAACATCCACATATTCAAGGGCATTATATCTGGGAATGGTGTGATCATGGAATTTTAGAATTTGATGAAAATGGAAAAGAGGTTTATAAGTATGGAGGAGATTATGGAGATTATCCAAATAACTATAACTTCTGTATGGACGGATTAATTTTCTCAGATCAAACTCCAGGACCTGGATTAAGAGAGTATAAACAAGTTATATGTCCTGTAAAAATAAGAGAAACTGAAAATCCAAAAGAGTTTGAAATTGAAAATAAATATTGGTATATAAACTTAGATGATATAACAGTTCATTATGAAATTGTAGCAGAAGGAGAAATATTATCTCAAGGAACTTTAAAAACTTTAGATATAAATCCAGGAGAAACATTTAAAGTTGTAATGGATGAAGAAATAAAAGACTCAAGAGAAGTATTTGTTAACTTTAGAATAAAAAAGGATTCGAAAACACTTTATAGTTCAGAAAATTATGAATTAGGAATATATCAATTTAAACTAGAGGATAGAAAGTTAGTTGAAGAAAAATATATTTCTGGAAATAATACAGAATTATTCGTAAAAGAAAATAGATTGGAAGTGACTATAGAGGGATATAATTTTGAAGTAGTATTCTCAAGATTAAATGGAAAATTAGAAAAGTGGATTTCAAATGGAGAAAATATAATAGAAAAAGCACCAAAACTAAACTTCTTTAAACCTATGATTGATAACCATAAGCAAGAGCACAATGATTTATGGATACCAAATCACTTACAAATTTTACAAGAACAATTTAGAAATATTGAGGTTTCACAAACTGAAGATAAAGTAATAGTTACGGTAAAATCTTTAGTTGCTCCACCAGTATTTAATTTTGGAATTAGATGTAATTATATTTATGAGATAGATAGAAATGGATATATAACATTTAAGTTATCAGGAGAGAAATATGGAGAGTATAATGATATTATTCCTAAAATTGGTTTAGAGATAGGAATAAATAAAAAATATCAAAATATAGAATATTACGGAAGAGGACCAGGGGAAAATTATCAAGATAGTAAATATTCTAATATAATTGATGTGTATAAAAATACTGTTGATGGTATGTTTACAAACTATCCTTTCCCACAAGACAACGGTAATAGACAAGATACGAAATGGATTTCTTTAACTAATCATTTTGGAGAAGGAATATTTATAAAATCTAAGGGAAGTTTAAACTTTAGCGCTTGGAATTATACACAAGAAAATATTTATGAGGCACAACATATAAATGAATTAGAGAGAGCTAATCATATAACTTTAAACTTAGACTACAAAGTATTAGGATTAGGATCAAATTCATGGGGATCAGAAGTGTTAGATTCATACAGAGTTTATATGAATAATTTTGAATATGAGTTTTCAATTTTACCATATAATTCTGGAAGTATAAAAGGTAAAGAATTATCTAAATACAGTTATTAA
- a CDS encoding beta-galactosidase subunit beta encodes MLILNSFDEFKDIFRSGKKWIRCKEAIENIPNIKQNRYHSIGDSLVYMFKTENHKDEQDFQGHRRYMDIHYYVEGNEQLEISKKAELNIKERYSDETDTEYFHGEGEIINLTSGNFVIIENDEAFKFKGAENLKKVILKVTIEDNYFLNK; translated from the coding sequence ATGTTAATTTTAAATAGTTTTGATGAATTTAAAGATATATTTAGAAGTGGAAAAAAATGGATTAGATGTAAAGAAGCCATTGAAAATATACCTAATATAAAGCAAAATAGATACCACAGTATTGGAGATTCTTTAGTTTATATGTTTAAAACTGAAAATCATAAAGATGAACAGGATTTTCAAGGGCATAGAAGATACATGGATATTCATTACTATGTTGAAGGAAATGAACAGTTAGAAATTTCTAAAAAGGCTGAATTAAATATAAAAGAAAGATATTCTGATGAAACTGATACTGAATATTTTCACGGGGAAGGAGAAATCATTAATTTAACTTCAGGAAATTTCGTGATAATCGAAAATGATGAAGCTTTTAAATTTAAAGGAGCTGAAAATTTAAAAAAGGTAATTTTAAAAGTAACGATAGAGGACAATTATTTCTTAAATAAATAG
- a CDS encoding amino acid permease, translating into MSTRAKIGKFSLLSMTIAAVFNFRNVINNNIEIGMASAPGFLFATIFYFIPFVFIISEFVSLNKDSESGVYQWVKSSLGPKWAFLSAYAYWFVNLFYFTSLLPSILVYTSYAFWGYEYTFTPMTISVLSILIFTVSTWVSTKGAEWIGKVTSFGSSLMLFMSFAFIILCGGALLGGVQPATPITIKAMTPTFNWKFFGTMAWIFFAAGGSEAIGVYINDLKGGSKAFVRMIVVAGIMIGGLYSVGSLLVNVFVSQDQLSYASGIFQVFVGLGNHFGISQRIIHHFIGIVMLASALGALLVWTSAPVKVFFSEIPKDMFGEKTVALNKYGIPERATWIQFLIVIPLLLIPALGSGDINELLGIIINMTAATSLLPPLFIMVAYFNLRLNKDYLERDFKMGSRKFGLIVTAFLLCIFSVAFIAAIFPEGQSIMLTLVYNVGGVAIFMGWALWKYNSYEKKCLKNTKETSNKLA; encoded by the coding sequence ATGTCAACAAGAGCAAAGATAGGAAAGTTTTCACTATTATCAATGACAATAGCAGCAGTATTTAATTTTAGAAATGTAATTAATAATAATATAGAAATCGGGATGGCTTCGGCCCCTGGTTTCTTATTTGCAACAATATTTTATTTCATACCATTTGTTTTCATCATTTCAGAATTTGTTAGTTTAAATAAAGATTCTGAATCAGGTGTTTATCAATGGGTAAAATCATCATTAGGACCTAAATGGGCATTTTTAAGTGCTTATGCATATTGGTTTGTAAATTTATTTTATTTCACATCACTTTTACCAAGTATTTTAGTTTATACATCATATGCATTCTGGGGATATGAATATACATTCACTCCAATGACAATTTCAGTACTATCAATTTTAATTTTTACAGTTTCAACATGGGTCTCAACTAAAGGAGCTGAATGGATAGGGAAGGTTACAAGTTTTGGAAGTTCATTGATGTTATTTATGTCATTTGCATTCATAATACTATGTGGTGGAGCATTACTAGGAGGAGTTCAGCCAGCTACACCAATAACAATTAAAGCTATGACTCCAACATTTAACTGGAAATTCTTTGGAACTATGGCATGGATTTTCTTTGCTGCTGGTGGATCAGAGGCAATTGGAGTTTATATAAACGACTTAAAAGGTGGTTCAAAAGCTTTCGTAAGAATGATTGTAGTTGCAGGAATAATGATTGGTGGTCTATATTCAGTTGGATCACTTTTAGTAAATGTATTTGTTTCTCAAGATCAATTGTCTTATGCATCTGGAATATTCCAAGTATTTGTAGGTTTAGGAAATCATTTTGGAATAAGTCAAAGAATTATTCATCATTTCATAGGAATCGTTATGTTAGCAAGTGCACTAGGAGCGCTATTAGTTTGGACTTCAGCACCAGTTAAAGTATTCTTCTCAGAGATTCCAAAAGATATGTTTGGTGAAAAAACAGTAGCTTTAAATAAATATGGAATACCTGAAAGAGCAACTTGGATTCAATTCTTAATAGTAATACCTTTACTTTTAATTCCTGCTTTAGGATCAGGAGACATAAACGAATTATTAGGAATTATAATAAATATGACAGCAGCAACGTCGCTATTACCACCGTTATTTATAATGGTTGCATACTTTAATCTTAGATTAAATAAAGACTATTTAGAAAGAGATTTCAAAATGGGATCTAGAAAATTTGGATTAATAGTAACTGCATTCTTATTATGTATATTTTCAGTAGCATTTATTGCAGCAATTTTCCCAGAAGGACAAAGTATAATGTTAACATTAGTTTATAACGTTGGAGGAGTTGCAATATTTATGGGATGGGCTTTATGGAAATATAACAGTTACGAAAAAAAATGTTTAAAAAATACAAAAGAAACATCTAATAAATTAGCATAA